One window of the Pelmatolapia mariae isolate MD_Pm_ZW linkage group LG15, Pm_UMD_F_2, whole genome shotgun sequence genome contains the following:
- the LOC134642916 gene encoding high choriolytic enzyme 1-like has product MSPSVSLLLLLLLGLSQAHPLMEERGGGEGQVEEDHTIDITTRILTANNGSNEILLEGDILLPKSRNAIKCQSYQSCLWQKDNNGLVTIPFTISSEYSSGETQLIRNALQSFHSQTCVRFVDRQNQKDYISIESQNGCFSPLGRQGGKQVLSLNRQGCVYFGVVQHEANHALGFQHEQTRSDRDYYVRINWENIDPQMAYNFDKQDTNNLNTPYDYSSVMHYERTAFSINGRETITPIPNPNVQIGQRQGMSYWDIRRINLLYGC; this is encoded by the coding sequence ATGAGTCCCTCTgtcagcctgctgctgctgctcctgctcgGCCTCTCTCAGGCTCATCCTCTCatggaggaaagaggaggaggagagggccaGGTGGAGGAAGACCACACCATCGATATCACCACCAGGATTCTGACCGCAAACAACGGCAGCAATGAGATCCTGCTGGAAGGAGACATCCTGCTTCCAAAAAGCAGAAATGCCATTAAATGCCAGAGTTACCAGAGCTGCCTGTGGCAGAAAGACAACAACGGCCTGGTGACGATTCCCTTCACCATCAGCAGTGAGTACAGCAGCGGGGAAACGCAGCTGATCAGAAATGCCTTGCAGTCCTTCCACAGCCAGACTTGTGTCCGCTTTGTCGACCGTCAGAACCAGAAGGACTACATCAGCATCGAGAGCCAGAACGGATGCTTCTCTCCTCTGGGCAGACAGGGAGGGAAACAGGTCCTGTCTCTCAACAGGCAGGGCTGCGTCTACTTTGGCGTCGTCCAGCACGAGGCCAACCACGCTCTGGGCTTCCAGCACGAGCAGACCAGGAGCGACCGCGACTACTACGTCAGGATCAACTGGGAGAACATCGACCCACAGATGGCCTACAACTTCGACAAGCAGGACACCAACAACCTCAACACTCCCTACGACTACTCCTCCGTAATGCACTATGAAAGAACAGCCTTCTCCATCAATGGCAGGGAAACCATCACCCCCATCCCCAACCCCAACGTCCAGATTGGCCAGAGGCAGGGCATGTCCTACTGGGACATCAGGAGGATCAACCTGCTGTACGGCTGCTGA